A region of the Leptospira venezuelensis genome:
TCTTTTAGTCAGCAAGAAGACGGATCCAGCGGTTCTCTGCATAGATGACCAGGCAAAATTCACCATTTGTGTTCTATCGGGCCATGTAGGAAGAGGAAATTTTTTTACTCAGAAGATTTCCGATCTTTTAGAAAATATTCCAGTGATCACGACAGCTTCAGATGTTTCCGGAACGCTGACTGTGGATATTCTAGGAAGGGATCTGGGTTGGAGCTTAGAAGATCAGGATAGGAACGTAACAAGAGCCTGTGCCGCAGTAGTAAATGAAACTAAAGTCTTGTTTGTGCAAGAAACTGGTGAGTCGAATTTCTGGCCTCTGGAGAAAAATCTTCCTAAGGGTGTAGAATATTCTATTAATCTAGAGAATATCAATCCGAAAGATTATGAAATCCTACTGATCGCAAGCGATAGAACAGACATCAAAACAAAAACTCCGGAAATATATTCTAATTCTGTCATTTATAGACCTAAATCACTGGTTTTAGGCTTGGGTTGCGATAAAGGAATCTCAACCGAAATAGTAGAGAATGGAATAATAAAAGTATTAAAAGAATATAATCTATCTTTAGATAGCATAAGAGCAATTGCAAGTGTAGATGCCAAAAAAGAAGAGCCTGCATTTTTAGAAATTTCAAAAAAATACGGCTGGGAATTTATAACATTCTCCTCGGAAAAACTAGATTGTGTAGAAGGAATTTCAGAAATTTCCCAAGCAGCATCCGAATATGTGGGAACTCGTTCTGTCAGTGAAGCATCTGCACTTCTACTTTCTGGCTCAGATAAATTACTCGTAACTAAACAGAAATATAAAGAAACGGAAGGTGGAAAAAATCTAACTATAGCAATTTCAAGAATACCATTTGCGACCAGATCAGAATCCCGCTCGCCTATTCTGGAGAAGGTATGAACGAAACCACAAAAGGAAAATTGAATATTGTGGGAATCGGTCCAGGAAACGATTCCCATATTACTCCTGCTGCGTTATCTGCGATTAAAGAAGCGGATTCCATAATAGGATACACAACTTATATCAATTTAGTAAAACATCATCTGAACGGAAAACAAGTCACTCGCACCGGTATGACAGAAGAGATCACTCGTGCTCAAACTGCTGTGGAATCGGCGAAGTCCGGACAAACTGTTACATTAATCTCTTCCGGCGACGCAGGTGTTTATGGAATGGCTGGTCTTGTATTCGAAGTTTTAAGAAAAACAGGTTGGAAAAAAGGGGATTCTCCTGAGATCAAAATGATCCCAGGCATTAGTGCTGACAGCTCCTGCGGATCTCTTGTGGGAGCTCCTATGGTTCATGATTCCGCCAGAATCTCTCTCTCCGATCTTTTGACTCCTTGGACAGTGATCGAAAAGCGTATCGACTCAGCAGCCAAAGGAGACTTTGTGATAAATCTATACAACCCTGCTTCCGGCAGAAGACAGAGACAGATTGTAGAAGCTGCTCGTATCATAAAACAATACAGACCCGGAACAACACCAGTTGCGCTCGTAAAAAGTGCATATCGTAGACAGGAGAATATTCAGTTTTCAGATCTGGATCATTTTTTGGAATTTGAGATTGGGATGAATACAACTGTCATCATCGGTTCTTCTCAATCTTTTGTTTATGAAGGATTTTTTGTAACACCAAGAGGTTACGGAAATAAATACTCTTTAGAAGATGGCTCCTTGAAACCGGGACAAAACAGAGCAGTTTCATTGAGAACAGAGGACGACTTGGCAATCAGAATTCCGAAAGAGTCACCTTCTCCTAATTTAAATATCACTAAAATACAAGGTGCCTTCGTAAAAACTAGTACCACCGTTTTTGAACAAGAAAAAGAAGAAATTATTGAGTCCCTAGATTCTTCCGTGGCCACTGCTCTAAAGGTTTTACAATTTTTGGAGATTTCTCCCCAAAAGAATGAAGAACAAATTACAGAATTAAAATCCGAAGAAAAAATCCAATATTTAGGGCGTATGGGTGGAGCTATTCTTTATAAAAATGGTGAAGATTATTACCTAATTGGAAAATTGAAACAACCAATCGACCTGGAAACATTCGGTTTTTATAATCCTGTCGAACAGGATCAAAAATGGATAAAACTAAATATTAAAGACGATTCTATCCTTTCTAAATTTAATTTCGATATTCTGATTTCCTTCAATTCGGAAGGTTCTCCGGAAGAAGTTTACGATCTATTCTCCATTTATAGGAATTCATCTATTAGTGAAAGGCTCTGGAATTATGTTTTAGACAATAGTAAAAAGACTCTCTGGGAAAATAACAAATATGCAGATGCAAGATGGCTTGGGAATTCTCCTAAGCAAGTATGGGCTTCCTTCAGAGATAATATTTTAAAATGTGACTGAGTGTATTATTATGAAAGTATATATTATTGGCGCGGGTCCTGGAGATCCGGATCTGATCACTATCAAAGGTGCAAGACTTGTAGAGACCTGCCCTATTGTTCTTTATACCGGCTCACTTGTACCGCAAAGAGTGATCGAAAGAGCAAATCCGAAGGCAACCGTATTAGATTCTTCTAAAATGACTTTAGAGGATATTATTTCCATTTTAGAAGAAGCTAAAAAGAACGACCAAGATGTCGCGAGAGTTCACACTGGAGATCCGTCCATATTCGGTTCCACAGCTGAACAGATGAGAAAAATGGATGAACTAGAAATTCCATACGAAATCGTCCCTGGAGTTTCTTCTTTTACAGCCGCAGCTGCTATGCTTGGCAAAGAGCTTACTCTTCCGGAAGTTTCTCAGTCCGTAGTGATTACTCGGGCAGAAGGAAGAACTCCCATGCCAGAAAAAGAGAAGTTGCAAACTTTTGCCTCTACCGGAGCTACTTTAGTATTCTTTTTAAGTGTTTTACATATTCGTAAAATTGTAGAAGACCTTATTCCTCACTATGGTAAGGATTGCCCGGTTTCCGTTGTACAAAAAGCAACTTGGCCAGAGCAAAAAATAGTAACTGGCACACTGGAAACGATAGTATCTAAGGTGAAAGAGGAAAAGATCACTGCGACTGCTATAATATTTGTCGGTAAAGTATTAGACTGCCATGATTTTGCAGATTCCAGACTTTATGCTTCCGACTTCTCTCATAAATTCAGGAAAGCGAATAAGAAACAAATCGTCTCGGAAACAAAATGAACACTTCCTCTGACAAAAAAGGACTTATCTTAGTATTCACTGGACCCGGAAAAGGAAAAACCACTGCTGCATTAGGGATTCTATTCAGAGCATTAGGAAGAGGAATGAAATGTGGAGTTGTCCAATTCCTAAAAGGAAAATGGGAAACTGGGGAGAGAAAATTTGCAAAGACCATTACTGATCTTGACTTTCACGTAATGGGGCTCGGTTTCACCTGGGAAAGTGATGATCTTGACAGAGACAAAAAAGCTGCAAGATCAGCTTGGGAAAAATCATGCGAGATGATATTTTCAGAAATTTATAAAATAATCATATTAGATGAGATCACTTACGCTTTTCACTATGGCTGGCTTACTCCGGAAGAAGTATCAAACGTTATAGCTAAAAAACCAGAAGACCTACATATTATTCTAACAGGCAGAAATTGCCCTAACCTTTTAACTGATATGGCAGATTTAGTCACTCAGATAGAATCCCCCAAACACCCTTATAAAAATGGGATCCCTGCTCAGCTTGGAATCGATTATTAAGAAAATATGATACAAGATATCAATATACCTAGGATACTGATCTCCGGCACAGGGAGCGGGACCGGAAAAACTACATTTACGATAGCACTCACTAAGGCATTACAAGCTAAGGGCCTAAAAGTTTCCGTATTCAAATGCGGACCCGATTATTTAGATCCAGGTTATCATTCGTTCGTTACAGGCAAAACCTGTCAAAATTTGGATGGATGGCTGATGGGTAAAGAATCAGTACTTTCCAGTTTTATAAGTGCAAGCCAAGGTTCAGACATTTCGATTATTGAAGGAGTGATGGGTCTATTTGACGGTCATTCTCCCAATTCGGAAGCGGGATCTACTGCAGAAATTGCAAAATGGCTACAGGCCCCAACTATAATATTAATAGATGCATCCGGAATGGCAGCAACTTTTTCAGCAGTCGCATCCGGTATTAAAAATCATGATCCGAAAGTTCCCATCCAAGGTTTTATAGCAAATTTTATAGGAAGTAAGAACCACTTATCGATTATAGAAACTGCAAGTATTCCTTTGCCTATCTTAGGAGGATTTCCTAAGTCTTATGAATACTCTTTTCCGGAAAGACATTTGGGACTTAGGACTGCTGGCCCAGATATTTTAACCGAAGAAAAACTTACTTTTTGGCAAAATTTATCAGAGGAATGGCTAAATTTAGATAAGATCTTGGAAATTGCAAATTCAGCTCCTCCCATTCTTTCAGAAGTAGCAGCAGAATCTCAGGGGAAACCTAAAGAATGTAAGATTGGTGTAGCCTACGACGAAGCATTCCATTTTTATTATGAAGAGAATTTCAAAAAATTAAGGGAAGAAGGAGCCGAATTGGTTTTCTTTTCCCCACTGAAAGATATCAAACTTCCAGAAGTGGATGGCTTATACTTTGGTGGAGGATATCCAGAACTATTCGCAGAAAATCTATCAAAAAATAAAAGCCTAATCGAAGAGATAAAAAGTTTTGCAAATTTAGAAAGGCCAATCTATGCGGAATGCGGCGGATTGATGTATCTTTCTTCGGAGATCCAAAATATAGAAGGACAAAGTTTTCCTATGGTGGGACTTATCCCTGGCAAAGCGATCATGGGTCCTAAACTTAAAAGTTTAGGTTATGTTGAAGTTCATACGGAGAAAAGAACTATCTTAGGTGAAGCAGGCATCAGATTCAGAGGACACCAATTCAGGTATTCAGACCTCATTTTAGAAAATGAAGATGAGTCATTATTCTCTTACCATATCAGAAAACGTAAATCCGAACAAACCTTTAGAGAAGGTTATACGGTTTCGAACGTATTAGCAAGTTATGTGCATGCACATTGGGCCTCTAATCCTGAAATTCCGAAAAACTTTATATCTTCATGTAGGAGATTCGAAGTTTGAACTTTTTTCAGAAAGATCAAATCGAAGTTTCTTCCACCTGGTTGGAACTCCAACTATCCAAGCCCCATTCTTCTTTAAGTTGGGCGGTCGTTGGAGGAGGATATTTCACCACCAATAAAGTGTATTGGTTAAAAGTTTCCAATGCGGAATTAAGTCCTGAAACTATTCCGGAAGAATTTTATAGAAATCGATTAGCAGTCAAAGGAGAAAAAGAAGAAGTTTTAGGCTTTATGACAAGCGCTTCTCTTTTAGATTACTCCGTGTCCGAAAAAAGTTTGGACGGCTTACATGTTAGATCAATTGCAACAGTGGGATTAGGAAATGCAGTAAGAGTAGGAGATATTCTAAAACAAATTAAAAAAATAGGAACAATCAATTTACTCATTCAGACTTCCGAGGCACTTACCTTCTCCGCAAGCATAGAAGCGATCTCAATAGCGTCCGAGGCAAGGACCCTAGCGGTTTTAGAATCAGAGATCCAGATACAAAGCGAAAAAAATTATGCTACTGGCACTGGCACAGATTGTATCGGGATTATTTCTCCGATTGGAACGACTGAAATAGATTATGTGGGAAAACATACAACCTTTGGGCATTTAATTGGAGCCACATCATACGAAGCAGTTACAAATGGGATCCTTAAATGGAAAATATCCAGAAACTCTATGAACAAAAGATATCAGAGTTTATCAAACATATGAAAAAATCAGTATGTTTGATCAGACATCCTCACGTTTCTT
Encoded here:
- the cobJ gene encoding precorrin-3B C(17)-methyltransferase yields the protein MNETTKGKLNIVGIGPGNDSHITPAALSAIKEADSIIGYTTYINLVKHHLNGKQVTRTGMTEEITRAQTAVESAKSGQTVTLISSGDAGVYGMAGLVFEVLRKTGWKKGDSPEIKMIPGISADSSCGSLVGAPMVHDSARISLSDLLTPWTVIEKRIDSAAKGDFVINLYNPASGRRQRQIVEAARIIKQYRPGTTPVALVKSAYRRQENIQFSDLDHFLEFEIGMNTTVIIGSSQSFVYEGFFVTPRGYGNKYSLEDGSLKPGQNRAVSLRTEDDLAIRIPKESPSPNLNITKIQGAFVKTSTTVFEQEKEEIIESLDSSVATALKVLQFLEISPQKNEEQITELKSEEKIQYLGRMGGAILYKNGEDYYLIGKLKQPIDLETFGFYNPVEQDQKWIKLNIKDDSILSKFNFDILISFNSEGSPEEVYDLFSIYRNSSISERLWNYVLDNSKKTLWENNKYADARWLGNSPKQVWASFRDNILKCD
- the cobO gene encoding cob(I)yrinic acid a,c-diamide adenosyltransferase — protein: MNTSSDKKGLILVFTGPGKGKTTAALGILFRALGRGMKCGVVQFLKGKWETGERKFAKTITDLDFHVMGLGFTWESDDLDRDKKAARSAWEKSCEMIFSEIYKIIILDEITYAFHYGWLTPEEVSNVIAKKPEDLHIILTGRNCPNLLTDMADLVTQIESPKHPYKNGIPAQLGIDY
- a CDS encoding cobyrinate a,c-diamide synthase produces the protein MIQDINIPRILISGTGSGTGKTTFTIALTKALQAKGLKVSVFKCGPDYLDPGYHSFVTGKTCQNLDGWLMGKESVLSSFISASQGSDISIIEGVMGLFDGHSPNSEAGSTAEIAKWLQAPTIILIDASGMAATFSAVASGIKNHDPKVPIQGFIANFIGSKNHLSIIETASIPLPILGGFPKSYEYSFPERHLGLRTAGPDILTEEKLTFWQNLSEEWLNLDKILEIANSAPPILSEVAAESQGKPKECKIGVAYDEAFHFYYEENFKKLREEGAELVFFSPLKDIKLPEVDGLYFGGGYPELFAENLSKNKSLIEEIKSFANLERPIYAECGGLMYLSSEIQNIEGQSFPMVGLIPGKAIMGPKLKSLGYVEVHTEKRTILGEAGIRFRGHQFRYSDLILENEDESLFSYHIRKRKSEQTFREGYTVSNVLASYVHAHWASNPEIPKNFISSCRRFEV
- the cobM gene encoding precorrin-4 C(11)-methyltransferase, with protein sequence MKVYIIGAGPGDPDLITIKGARLVETCPIVLYTGSLVPQRVIERANPKATVLDSSKMTLEDIISILEEAKKNDQDVARVHTGDPSIFGSTAEQMRKMDELEIPYEIVPGVSSFTAAAAMLGKELTLPEVSQSVVITRAEGRTPMPEKEKLQTFASTGATLVFFLSVLHIRKIVEDLIPHYGKDCPVSVVQKATWPEQKIVTGTLETIVSKVKEEKITATAIIFVGKVLDCHDFADSRLYASDFSHKFRKANKKQIVSETK
- a CDS encoding cobalt-precorrin 5A hydrolase — encoded protein: MIQNRKPYAIYVITKHGLKTGKELFNSLKGADIFVSPKFISEAPKESKLLSLPMEPTLRETFMVYDCHIFVISVGAVVRMISPLLVSKKTDPAVLCIDDQAKFTICVLSGHVGRGNFFTQKISDLLENIPVITTASDVSGTLTVDILGRDLGWSLEDQDRNVTRACAAVVNETKVLFVQETGESNFWPLEKNLPKGVEYSINLENINPKDYEILLIASDRTDIKTKTPEIYSNSVIYRPKSLVLGLGCDKGISTEIVENGIIKVLKEYNLSLDSIRAIASVDAKKEEPAFLEISKKYGWEFITFSSEKLDCVEGISEISQAASEYVGTRSVSEASALLLSGSDKLLVTKQKYKETEGGKNLTIAISRIPFATRSESRSPILEKV
- a CDS encoding adenosylcobinamide amidohydrolase, whose protein sequence is MNFFQKDQIEVSSTWLELQLSKPHSSLSWAVVGGGYFTTNKVYWLKVSNAELSPETIPEEFYRNRLAVKGEKEEVLGFMTSASLLDYSVSEKSLDGLHVRSIATVGLGNAVRVGDILKQIKKIGTINLLIQTSEALTFSASIEAISIASEARTLAVLESEIQIQSEKNYATGTGTDCIGIISPIGTTEIDYVGKHTTFGHLIGATSYEAVTNGILKWKISRNSMNKRYQSLSNI